One Glycine soja cultivar W05 chromosome 2, ASM419377v2, whole genome shotgun sequence genomic region harbors:
- the LOC114388734 gene encoding probable carboxylesterase 2, protein MDSTTAANEVVHEFLPLLRVYKDGRIERLLGTETTPSGTDPRTTVQSKDVTINAQTGVAVRLYLPPAAASSATKKLPLLIYIHGGAFCVCTPYNPAYHHHLNAVSAAANVVVASVHYRLAPEHPLPAAYEDAWEVLQWAAAGPEPWLNSHADLNTVFLAGDSAGANIAHNVAMRGTMEGFTGLTLQGMVLLHPYFGSDKKDELLEFLYPSYGGFEDFKIHSQQDPKLSELGCPRMLIFLSEKDFLRERGRSYYEALKNSGWKGKVEMVEFEGEDHVFHLFDPTKDKSVDLVKQFVAFISQRSQL, encoded by the coding sequence ATGGACTCAACAACCGCCGCCAACGAGGTTGTCCACGAGTTTCTCCCCCTCCTCCGCGTCTACAAAGACGGCCGCATCGAGCGCCTTCTAGGCACCGAAACCACCCCTTCCGGCACGGACCCCCGCACCACCGTCCAATCCAAAGACGTCACCATCAACGCCCAAACCGGCGTCGCCGTCCGCCTCTACCTCCCACCCGCCGCCGCTTCCTCCGCCACAAAAAAACTCCCCCTTTTGATATACATCCACGGCGGCGCGTTCTGCGTATGCACCCCCTACAACCCCGcctaccaccaccacctcaaCGCCGTCTCCGCCGCCGCCAACGTCGTCGTCGCCTCCGTTCACTACCGCCTCGCCCCGGAACACCCCCTCCCTGCTGCCTACGAAGACGCCTGGGAGGTCCTCCAGTGGGCCGCCGCCGGCCCGGAGCCATGGCTTAACTCCCACGCCGATCTAAACACCGTCTTCCTCGCCGGCGACAGCGCCGGCGCCAACATTGCCCACAACGTCGCCATGCGAGGAACCATGGAAGGCTTCACAGGGCTAACCCTCCAAGGCATGGTCTTGCTCCACCCGTACTTCGGGAGTGATAAAAAAGATGAGCTTTTGGAATTTCTTTACCCTTCCTACGGAGGGTTCGAGGACTTTAAGATACACTCTCAGCAGGATCCGAAACTGTCGGAACTGGGGTGTCCGAGGATGCTGATCTTCTTGTCGGAGAAGGATTTTCTGCGTGAGAGAGGGCGCAGCTATTACGAGGCGCTGAAGAATAGTGGGTGGAAGGGGAAGGTGGAGATGGTGGAGTTCGAGGGCGAGGACCATGTGTTTCATTTGTTCGACCCTACTAAGGATAAATCTGTGGACCTCGTTAAGCAGTTTGTCGCTTTCATCAGCCAAAGGAGTCAattgtaa